One Megalopta genalis isolate 19385.01 chromosome 11, iyMegGena1_principal, whole genome shotgun sequence genomic region harbors:
- the bug gene encoding thioredoxin domain-containing protein bug — MFSPRRNFCLFIIVLVQTLVVLGQIDKEEITQTIPFKSPDKKLESDIEPTEPIKSNQETKSDTDPVITSLDATEIKTEDLNKTIEANVTLNNSTSNVTKVNCLTDTVYGPVEIANATSLMKLLILEPGPTNRSRNDKENRPWYQVPGTCIIVLFYARWCVFSSHAAPHFNALPRSFPHIKAVAIDAIKYQIFNAQYGIVGVPTLMLIHNGKPVAKFDDNVYTLESFSRFITYLTNLQPNGSLYVTSLDFAGPVSSTPSNETDYCLVLSWVFIAACALYFTLQSRWWQQFVELVQNTWRESNAQHEHAD; from the exons ATGTTTTCCCCTAGAAGGAACTTTTGTTTATTTATCATAGTTTTAG TTCAAACATTAGTTGTCCTTGGACAAATCGACAAGGAAGAGATAACGCAGACAATTCCTTTTAAAAGCCCGGATAAGAAATTGGAGTCTGATATAGAACCTACAGAGCCTATAAAGTCGAATCAAGAAACTAAATCGGATACAGATCCTGTGATAACTTCTCTGGACGCTACAGAAATAAAAACTGAGGACTTAAACAAGACCATTGAAGCAAATGTAACATTAAACAATTCTACCTCTAATGTGACTAAAGTGAATTGTTTAACAGATACAGTCTATGGACCAGTAGAA ATTGCCAATGCAACTAGTTTAATGAAATTATTGATCTTAGAACCTGGACCAACAAACAGAAGTAGGAATGACAAAGAAAATAGACCCTGGTATCAGGTGCCAGGAACatgtataatagtattattttatGCAAGATGGTGTGTATTTAGTAGCCATGCTGCACCGCATTTCAATGCATTGCCACGTTCCTTTCCACACATCAAAGCAGTGGCAATTGATGCTATAAAATACCAAAT cTTCAATGCTCAGTATGGAATTGTTGGTGTTCCCACCTTGATGCTGATTCACAATGGGAAACCCGTTGCGAAGTTTGACGACAATGTCTACACATTAGAATCTTTCTCAAGATTTATAACTTACCTAACTAATCTACAACCGAATGGTTCATTGTACGTTACGTCATTGGACTTTGCTGGACCAGTTTCCAGTACACCTTCGAACGAAACAGATTACTGTTTAGTCCTCTCGTGGGTCTTCATTGCCGCCTGCGCTCTCTATTTCACATTGCAAAGTAGATGGTGGCAACAGTTTGTTGAATTAGTTCAGAACACGTGGCGTGAAAGCAACGCGCAACACGAACATGCTGACTAA
- the LOC117226151 gene encoding uncharacterized protein LOC117226151 — MGSLNLVCPMCCGETFNNPQSLKYHLLSMTDNLYCPGCSQRSDSVMALIQHLDRCGQSADPEESQDEKHECTQEIQEESETDATVLMDANVEDIDQSFLATVNDSRIMIVGGPQTIQVDENGEIKVVEKMDTDDTQMEQRPLEFKMTEKVPTTAKKEEKSLTQDHIVTISAAETDDKDGNKNIITILPEGSELLDESTGALINMDHINDVGELDEDGLLHVKEELCELEPEAVYSCTSCDMSFNSVVEHIKQYHDGQEVLLEIADQLDDLPTVPVANALPAESGNVVNTRQRQSMNTLRTEECVDSEGRLYTRKVVQIERFWDRAPAQTSLQSTKAPMIEKFFSNVEGVKVREKRLAAAPMRMYRCNQCLQQFSKLGNFRVHACLHGNNRCDSCDQTFATPKALQLHTKVHEGEPDPNQKTFVCETCGTEFCSHKSLRLHSRMHAPVRARHVDAPEGTPSATFTCPECGKTLAESYKEAHMALHSGDSVTCTVCNRKFDSADSLAMHAAVHTELSQSHSPTPPSTETASTEPTENQKPYQCQHCGRRFTRPHEKVKHERIHTGEKPHACEVCGKTFRVSYCLTLHMRTHTGVRPYGCQHCGKRFKASSVYNHHLLTHGEERAYTCPYCPKTFKTRVQLAGHKNSHTKPFRCTECSRPFASLYAARAHIQTHKKDNNLKFSCYICGASYGRAFALKDHLKQHGTDILAPPEPAREEEVHEGEDFLLAEEEVEDDELVIPSPLPVEQSSEAEDTE, encoded by the exons ATGGGATCGTTGAACCTCGTTTGCCCAATGTGCTGTGGAGAGACCTTTAACAATCCACAGTCATTGAAGTATCATTTATTAAGTATGACGGACAACCTATACTGTCCTGGTTGTTCGCAGCGTTCTGACTCTGTAATGGCACTTATCCAACATTTGGATCGCTGTGGACAGAGTGCCGATCCAGAGGAATCGCAGGATGAAAAGCATGAATGTACACAAGAGATTCAAGAGGAATCAGAAACAGATGCAACAGTGCTAATG GATGCCAATGTTGAAGACATAGACCAAAGTTTCTTAGCAACTGTAAATGATAGTAGAATTATGATAGTTGGGGGGCCTCAAACGATACAAGTTGATGAAAATG GAGAGATTAAGGTCGTAGAAAAAATGGACACAGATGATACACAAATGGAGCAAAGACCTTTGGAATTTAAGATGACAGAAAAAGTTCCTACTACTGCCAAAAAAGAGGAGAAGTCCTTGACTCAAGATCATATAGTAACTATTTCAGCAGCTGAAACAGACGATAAAGatggaaataaaaatataattactatTTTACCTGAGGGCTCAGAACTCCTCGATGAAAGTACCGGTGCTTTGATAAATATGGACCACATAAATGATGTGGGTGAATTAGATGAAGACGGATTATTGCATGTAAAGGAAGAACTCTGCGAG ttAGAACCAGAAGCTGTTTACAGCTGTACTAGCTGTGATATGAGTTTTAATTCAGTCGTCGAGCATATAAAACAATATCACGATGGCCAAGAAGTACTACTGGAAATAGCCGATCAATTAGACGATCTACCTACTGTACCTGTAGCTAATGCCCTACCAGCAGAGTCAGGGAATGTAGTTAACACAAGACAAAGGCAAAGCATGAATACGCTACGTACGGAAGAATGCGTGGACAGCGAAGGAAGACTGTACACACGAAAAGTTGTACAAATAGAAAGGTTTTGGGATAGAGCTCCGGCTCAAACGTCGTTACAATCCACCAAAGCACCGATGATAGAAAAGTTTTTTTCTAATGTAGAAGGAGTAAAA GTACGAGAGAAGAGATTGGCGGCTGCGCCAATGAGAATGTACAGATGTAATCAGTGCCTTCAACAATTCTCCAAATTAGGAAATTTCCGGGTGCACGCGTGTCTTCATGGCAACAATCGTTGCGACAGCTGCGATCAAACATTTGCAACGCCAAAAGCattgcaactgcatacgaaggTTCACGAAGGTGAACCAGACCCGAATCAAAAGACATTTGTATGTGAAACATGTGGGACAGAGTTCTGTTCGCATAAAAGCTTGCGATTGCATTCTCGGATGCACGCGCCAGTTAGGGCAAGACACGTCGATGCACCCGAAGGAACACCTAGCGCTACATTCACCTGTCCCGAATGTG GTAAAACGTTAGCAGAATCGTACAAGGAAGCGCATATGGCACTACACTCTGGCGACTCTGTAACTTGTACAGTTTGCAACCGGAAATTCGATTCTGCTGATAGTTTAGCGATGCATGCAGCGGTACACACAGAACTCAGTCAATCGCATTCGCCGACGCCACCCTCGACGGAAACCGCATCCACAGAACCCACGGAAAATCAAAAGCCATATCAGTGTCAGCACTGTGGTCGTCGATTTACAAGACCCCATGAGAAGGTGAAACATGAGCGAATTCATACTGGGGAAAAGCCACATGCGTGCGAA GTCTGCGGTAAAACGTTTCGTGTCTCGTATTGTTTAACCTTGCATATGAGGACTCATACCGGGGTCAGACCTTATGGTTGTCAGCACTGTGGCAAAAGATTTAAGGCTTCCTCTGTGTACAATCACCATTTGCTTACGCACGGCGAAGAACGCGCTTACACTTGCCCTTATTGTCCAAAAACTTTTAAAACGCGTGTTCAATTAGCGGGCCACAAGAACAGCCACACGAAACCGTTCCGGTGCACTGAGTGTTCACGGCCGTTTGCATCCTTGTATGCCGCGCGTGCTCACATACAAACACACAAGAAGGATAACAATTTGAAATTCAGTTGTTACATTTGTGGTGCATCGTACGGTAGGGCATTCGCACTAAAGGATCACTTGAAACAACACGGTACAGACATACTAGCTCCGCCAGAACCAGCAAGGGAAGAAGAAGTTCATGAAGGAGAAGATTTCTTATTAGCGGAAGAGGAAGTGGAGGACGATGAATTAGTTATTCCCTCTCCATTACCAGTTGAACAATCATCAGAAGCTGAGGACACTGAATGA
- the LOC117226103 gene encoding G-protein coupled receptor 54 translates to MIIVPSVVYQNSRYTYIARTTINSMEHKYEITTTDSEWEDIDTSKHPFPSEIWVIKPVWQVVVKILSVLPIVIVGSLANSGLIYVVMKEKSLRTTTNLLIVNMCIADLGSCIICPWMFLCRDLFQNYILGEIGCRLDASLVHALTLVVVFNLSAISYDRLSAIVFNCSGKLTKRTIYTLLIITWISAVAVTAPLTYFRRYYERQWKNYLETFCTEDTVLVYPYWHIFAGLSVWAPLAIMAICYSAILIKLDRYESQALRSKYPIVVKYKTKVAQVLALLVLVFIICRVPFTVLIIRRAQLLQGTPKPGQADAVYPLWYVSRYLVLVNTAINPLLYGCSSSSLRKQLALCPATSWLIRKKHESKPHSVSQLKSDRFHELRPRSPCIRINYNERDVIPNNISTVTRTNLNSTQL, encoded by the exons ATGATTATTGTGCCCTCAGTAGTCTATCAGAATTCACGTTATACCTACATAGCAAGAACAACTATAAACAGCATGGAGCATAAGTATGAAATTACGACCACCGATTCAGAA TGGGAAGACATCGACACCAGCAAACATCCATTCCCTTCGGAGATTTGGGTAATAAAACCCGTATGGCAAGTGGTCGTAAAAATTCTTAGTGTTTTACCAATCGTCATCGTTGGATCTCTAGCTAATAGTGGTTTAATTTACGTGGTGATGAAAGAGAAGTCCCTCCGAACCACTACGAATCTCCTAATTgtaaacatgtgtatcgcagaCTTAGGCAGCTGTATAATATGCCCATGGATGTTCCTCTGCAGAGATCTATTTCAGAACTACATTTTGGGAGAAATTGGCTGCCGTCTGGATGCATCATTGGTACATGCACTGACATTGGTGGTAGTCTTTAATTTGAGTGCAATAAGTTACGATCGTCTGTCTGCAATTGTATTCAATTGTTCAGGAAAGCTAACAAAGAG GACGATCTACACGTTGCTCATCATTACTTGGATTTCTGCTGTTGCTGTTACTGCTCCTTTGACTTATTTCCGACGTTATTACGAAAGGCAATGGAAAAATTATTTAGAAACTTTTTGCACCGAGGACACAGTGCTGGTCTATCCATACTGGCACATATTTGCAGGCTTGAGTGTCTGGGCACCACTGGCCATTATGGCAATATGTTATTCAGCTATTCTAATTAAA CTAGATCGCTATGAATCACAAGCCCTAAGAAGTAAATATCCTATAGTGGTAAAATATAAAACCAAAGTGGCACAAGTGCTAGCTCTTCTAGTACTGGTTTTCATAATATGTCGTGTACCGTTCACAGTGTTAATAATTAGGAGGGCTCAATTGCTACAAGGTACACCTAAACCAGGACAAGCTGATGCTGTATACCCTCTGTG GTATGTGAGTAGGTACCTGGTGTTGGTCAATACAGCCATAAATCCTCTATTATATGGTTGTAGCAGCAGTTCATTGAGGAAGCAGTTAGCACTCTGTCCTGCTACATCTTGGCTCATCCGTAAGAAGCACGAGTCAAAACCACATAGTGTTTCACAGTTAAAATCGGATCGTTTCCATGAATTAAGACCGCGTTCTCCTTGCATAAGAATAAACTATAACGAAAGAGATGTAATACCAAACAATATATCTACTGTCACCAGAACAAATTTAAACTCAACTCAACTTTAG